ATCGGGGTAATCCGCTGTGGTCCCGATCTCAGACGGCCCGACCaggccgctgttgctgctgttgccactGTCTTCCGAAGACGAAGTGGAATTCGCGACGTGAGAAGTTGTCGGCGCGTTCGCCGGCTGCTGTGCGTTCAATGCACAGTTGAGGCACAAAGAGTGCGAACACGGAAGCAACACCGGATTGGAGTAGAAGTGCTTGCACGCGGGACATTTGAGTTCCTCCTCCATGGCGCCAGCGGCAGAGGCCCATCACAAACGCATACCGAAAGCGCGGTCGGTGAGAACTGAAGGGAGCGGGCGGGAACGCACGCTCTCGCAGACGGATCGCACGCGGCGCGCCGGGTGAGCGAGCACACTGCGCACGCGCGAGCGTCATCACGTGACTGGTTTGCTCACGTGATCAACTAGGAGTGCATTCGATTTTGTCCCAAATGTGCGTTAGAAACCTTGCGCCTGATGACTTCGCTGCCTTCAAGGAAAGCTCTATTCACTCAGTGCATGACGTCACTTTTTGCGTTTGAGAAAGAGCGTTTCAATGCGTATGATATCAATACGTCCCGACATGGCCGCGCCCAGTTTGTGCCGCTTCAAGTGCCGAGTGTTTTACAAGGCAGCTGTTTCAAACTTTTACACGCTACGTTCGGCAAATTTATTACCATTAGAATGCACCGTTCAAACGTCGAGACACATGCGTTTATTCAGGTGGGCATTGATTGAAATGGAGCTGTTATGCAGCGTGCGATTGTCACCTTGAGGTGCTTGACTAGCTCCTGGGAAGCAATAAAGCTGCGTACCTACGCTGATAATCGCCCGATAAGTCcttggagggaaaaaaaaaacgaaagaaaatctAGAGGGGCTGCGAAATCGGACAGATGCTTGCCTGGGGACGCATTCAGACGAACATGATGTTCATTACAAGCAGTGTTCGAACTTCTTGCTTTCTCAGTTGGCGTAATTTACGCTTTAGTGGAGTGCTAAATAGAGATGTTTGTTTCTATTCACAACTTTCTAGCGACTCAGCGAAACAGCAAAAAGAATACGACATTGTCATCGTCGGTGGAGGCATTGTTGGAGTGGCGACTGCTAGAGAACTGTCGTTGCGGCATCCGAAGCTCAGGCTTGCTGTTgtagaaaaggaaaacaaactcGGTAAGCACTGCGTTGTTAACCGGGATATCTCTTTTGCCACTGGCCCCTGTAACTCTCTGCTTCGATTACCAACGTCACTCTATGCAAAGTGCATATACGTGTTCTAAATGGTGCCAGAATTCCCAAGAGAGCAAACAACTGCGGGGCTTGGTGTCCTCAATCTATACACAAAATTACGTGAGCTCTGCTACAGGCCTGATGTGGACGGAGTTTATGCGACAGCCTGTTCGAGGTGCGCTATCCCGTCTCTCGTACATCTGTCTTCGCCCTTTTGCCCTCTCTTCAGTTGCAGTGTGTTCCAGTGCAGCCAACAAGGCAAAAATCCTTATTACTTCCCgtgctctttttttctcctccaaTTGAAGTGTTTCTTCACACGTTCAACTAGAAGGAACCCATCTTTGCTTTTGATATTTTATCAGGCGGACTTGTTTTCACCAAGCCCACCCTCATGCAGACAAAAGTTATCTTGTCAGAATATAACACATTCCTCAGGCTTTTCCCACTTTCTCTCACTTTGCCAATTCTCACGTTCAAGTTCAGTGCTTGTTTTGCCAACGTCCCCATCACCCGAGCCCTATATCGTGCTTTTGCTATTCTTATTGCTATGCAAGAAGCCTAGTGTCACCCTAGAATTTCAGCAGTGTCTGTGTCATTGTTCTCACCTGCACCTCATTTCTGCCATCCACTATGCAATATGCATATAGCGCTTCTCAAGCCCGAATTTTCATTTGCCCGAAGAAAAATATTCGAATTACAGTTAGAAATACTTTCATGCCAGGTAAAAACATCCAGATGAGTCACATCATTTGCTATCCTAGGTGAGGTTTGTAGACTCATTTAAAGACAACTGAAACAGGCATCTAGCACAGCCCAATGCCTTTATATTCGCATGCTTTCACACTAAACAAACTCGCATTTGGCAAGTGAGCTGTCTCGCATCTTGTGGCACTCTAAAGCAGTCAGTATTTCAGAGATGGTGACCCCAATTTATGCACCTGAATGGATTAAGCTGCACAAGCTTCTTGGACTGTTCATCCTTGTTGGAAGCACCATTCGCAAAGCGTTGTTTTCCAAGTCACAGGAACGCACAGACGAATTCCCGCTGGATGACCGCATATGGTGTTAAGATCAAGGTTTCTCTTCTTGAAGTGTACTGTTTGGATTTATGAGCTCAGATTTCGTATGTTGTGAAATCATAATAACAGGATACACGAGTTTAAGGGCCACTTTTTATGTAACGTGGCTATATAAAATTCAGTGGGCATCATCATCAATGTAGCTTCCCTTGTAATGTTTTAAAAGTCATATCTCGTTTTATGCTATTGTTAAACAGTGACAATGTTTTAAACAGTGATTAAAAGGCATGAGTATCCTCCCTTTACATGCACAGGGCAGGTTCTGTCCTGGCTGCCGTTCCTGATGCAGGCGACAATCTTCCCAGAAGGCTATCTTGACGGGCACAAGTCCTTATAACGAAGGCAAGAGCAAAGTACACCATGACAAATGACACTGCATTATGGTAGTGATGATGGCAGTGCAATGACTGACGACTTGCAATCACCTTCGCAAGTGAAAGGCTATGCACGGTTAGGGAGGTACCTCCAAACATTCATCACCTTGTGGGGGAATGCAAAGGACTTTAGACATTCTGAGAAATGTGCTGGCCCAAGGAGGTGACATCATTGTTTGAATACTGGGCCCAACTACGGATTAACGTCAAAGAGAAATGTAACCAGCTATGGAGCTTTATGTATGAAGCGTCCATGGTGAGCCATACTTAGCTTTCTTACCCACTTTCCCAAGTAGGCCTAGCGCAATCATTTAAATGTGTATATTATTTTCgcccttttcttttgtttgcatggTACAGCGGCTCACCAGAGCGGCCACAACAGCGGAGTCATCCATGCTGGCATTTATTACGCTCCCGGATCGCTGAAAGCCAAGCTGTGTGTGCGAGGACTGGAGCTGGCCTATAAGTATTTCGACGAGCACAACGTACCCTACAAGAAATGTGGAAAAGTGAGAAAAAAGAACTTTGTTCATAGCCATGTAATCACTTGGCACAGTTTAACTCAATACAGTTAACTTCTGGAGGCTGGCACACTATCTTTGCTTGTATGCTTTTGCTATGAAAGTTAAGCGAAAATGGCTGTTCTTTCTCTAGTGCTGCATGCACACCACTGAGAAATCATTTGGGATAGACTAAGGAAGCAGTGCCTCCAATGTAGCTGTGCCTCAGAAATGTTGGCATGTACCCACAGAATAGGTTGGTCCCAATTTGGAACTATACCTTTGTCTCCCCAACTCCGTGCTGTGCAGTTAAAGCTGTGGGTTGCCTTAGCCAACTAGAAGAAGCGCTCCTCCATTTTCCGCCACTTAAGCACAATGCCGACTGAATGGAAAAGCTTCATGGAGGAACTAGTAGCGCACTGCAGGCAAGCCTTCCTCCTTTCACTTGACACAAATGACAATGGGCAGTAAAAGACAACGAAAACAAGCGCTGATTTACAATTGGAGCCATTCACACTGTTCACTTTCCTGCAAAGATGTGCCAACTTGCCCAGCTAGCAGTTCTAGCTTTTGCCGCACTGCATGGGGTTGCTGAGGAGGACTATAGTTTAGTTTTGCCTATCATCTGAAACTATGTGCCAACAAATTTCTCACTTTTAGTCTAGCTGAAGCAAAGCTCAAGTAAAGTGGTTAATTTAATGATTCACAACCAACGGCAATGCGTACAATTTCGTGATGACAGATGTGTGCGCAGAAAAGTACAACACATATCAAACAACGTTTGGGGATCCTGTACCTCCTGTGTTCACAGCAGGACATGCTCATTCTCGAGGATTGACCAAGAATGGCACATCCCCAGTGGTGCATGCCAAATGGCTAAATTGAATTAAGTAAAGTAAATCAAAGTATTTGTGAAATATAATTAGTTAGTTGATCAACTGATTGGTGTGCTTTGGATATATCTGTGAGCTGATCTTATATCTTCATGTTTTATGTAGAACTCGTACATGGTGGGACATGCCCATGCTGGAGGCCGAGAACCCATTGGTACACACTGAATGGCTAAGACgcagaaaataaagtaaatcaaagGATATGTTGCATATAATTCACCTTTCCATTAACAGATCGATGTGCCTTTACCTTAACCCCCCTCCCATAGCCGTTGCATAtatttccacaaatatattttgcAAGACAACAAAGCCTGTGAAACCAGGAAAGCGTAGCGAAATTTAATTATGTTTATAAGAGAAATGTCTATATAGTACGGAAAAAGGATatcgaaagtggatgaaaaggcaACTTGCAGCGTGTGGGAGCCAGACCTACATCTTCCACACTATGCATGCGGTGCGTTAGCAATTCAGCTGCCGCAAAGGCTATCCGGCCATTTACTTTCTTGGACATTTGTTATGCGTACTAGATTAGCCAGCGTTAGCCAGCAGCACTCTCAGACGAGGCGGCAGATGTTGAACATTCCTCTTTTAACCGCAGGCATCACATCGTGCCTGTCACCCTTCTTAATTATTCTAACATGCCTGTCATTTATGGTTTGACTTTGCCTCAGCAATGCTATTGGCCTCCTTTAGCTGCGTCACTCGCAGCAGGCTTCTAAACATTGGTCACAAAATGAATACAATAAATTAGCTTTGGTGGCTCTGCATGTTAATTCACTTGACATGCACAAGTGAAACTTCTTTTCTTTGCAGCTAATCGTGGCTGTCGACCCAGCGGAACTTCCACGATTGGATGCATTGGAAGAGAGAGGCATCAAGAATGGTGTGAAGGACTTGAAGAGACTGGATTCCCGAGAAATTAAAACCGTGGAGCCAAACTGCACGGTGCGTTCACACTCAGCAAGTCACTTGCGGGTTAAAGCGTGACTTTGTACGGATTTATTGCACAGGTGTCATTACATATTCTCTTAAACGACCTTTGCTGTATTGGTTTGAGCATGTTCATGTCTTAGCTACTAATGGACCTACAACTTTATGGTAAATGCTAGTGATATAGAGAAGGTTATAAGTGTACAACTTACGTTTCAGCAGAGCACAGCCTTCTGGCTAGGAAGAGATCAACTTACAAACTCCAACAGTGCATATTATAGTTGAGGTGAGTTATGTTCAAAGCTTACTGTAGAGGGACATTAAATAAATATACAAGCGAAGGTGTATTAGTTAATCATTCAtctattattcatttatttcaatatTACTGCAGCCCAATAATTTGGGCTACAGTAATTAATACTAACCTTTATATAATTAACACTTACAGTAAAACAGAGGCATTCATTTGGGAGCACTGCATTACATGTGGACACGAATGAATAAATCTACAGCAGTTCCAGCCTGAGCTTAGCAAATGTTTAGGCTTGTGTTTGCATGTACCTTTtgatcatagagtttcctacaataattactagagggaactatggcactgcgatcgttttgccaccatgggaatgatgattAGTACATGGATTCGTCTTATCTTTGTGCTTGTGACTTCATACTTTCTTATGGCTTCGTTAATTGTGCTTTATTTGCCTTCGTTGGCTGAATAAAGCGATCTACTTTTTTAAATGCAGAAGGCAATAAGGCTGTGactccctacattgccaagattgtaacttcACGCCACAGTTAGATGAATGTGTGATAtggtacaggcataagaatgaaggtACGCGttttatggtagaggcatggcatatctataatgatgGAAGTGcttgcgtgagtcagccttcgattactttacataaggaagagattaagtgccttaacagttatctctcacgtagaccggcacatgtacccgacttacatgtggtgataccattcctgagcttgcgcagatgagttttgtgttttctttcttttttcgcctcagtgctcccttcagttgatagtcggcgttcgtgttgtccccttctctactcttgtgtcctgtctacatgcctcacctctttcttTTGCCTAATGAATCGTAATTGACATTCCACTTTCCCGACTGGGATAGTCAACTAACACATGGAGGTATGTGTTGTGTCCTTCGTGACGGGGCTGATAGCTAATAAGTAATGTTCATCCACACGAGCGCCACTAACAACGTTGCCACCATGAGGCCAATAAATGCCAGCAGCATTTGGCAGGGACAATAGCGATCTATTCGTGTGACTGTTTTTTGGGGCCCCATTTCTGAACAAGCACTGTTTCATGACCCATAATGCAGGGTTTGCTTCTACTTGATCAAGTTTTTGTTGTCACTTCTCTGCACGCAGGGCTTGCAGGCACTGTGGTCCCCGCACACGGGTATCGTTGACTGGGGAGAGGTGACTCAATCATACGGTCGTGACTTCATCAGCCAAGGTGGAGATGTCCTGCTGAATTTCCCTGTCCGCGCCATAGAGACCGTGGCCGAGAGCCAGTCCACAACAGGGGGCCTCACACACCCTGTGAGGGTGGTCAGCGACAAGAAGGtacagcagaaaaaaagcaaTGTAGGGCAAAATATGGGAAGTTCCTCGCATTCGGAAGGCTATTTGCTGGATGCCAACCATTACACAGTTAAAGAACAACTGCCCAGAGAACTAATCACCCAGATATTATCAAAGGCATGCATTAATGACTCTCGAATGGTATGCCATGTGTACAGTGTTGTCATTATTGTGCCTGCTTACGATTGTCATAGTTTCAGTACCTGAATCACACTAAGTTGCATGCATTCATATttaatgtccttttttttttttatacatacgTCTGCATTGTACAAGTTGTTCAAACAAGAAAGTGTGTGCAGCAAACCTTTGGAAATCTTGTGGGAATGTATTGTCTATGGTTGTGGGAGTGACTCTCACATGATCCTCATTGTTCACACCATCTTCTACCGTGTGGTGAACAGCTATTGTAGCCTGACATTTTTAACAGTGCCACTTCCTGTGATCTAGGAATTATTCATTGAAAGTTGGTGGGTAGTACTCTAAACGTAAGATAGCCATTTCCTTGAACCAGCCTGCTACCTGTTGCATGCCAACGTGTAAATACATTAGGTGTGCTTTCAGCCATTTGTCTGTCTGCATCTTTTATTAGCAGTGCAAGCCTTGTGACAAGATACAGAAAGCTATATTAGCTGCAACCTAGCTTTACCTTGCTTGTTTATCGCCTTCTTTGTGCTTGTTGCCAGTTACATTAGAGTTTTACCTTGTTGGTATATTGTAATAATTTTACAGAATACGAGGTTAGCATATACGTGGACTGCTGTAGCAATGTTAGTAGCGACAGTTTGCGATGCTTTGTCCATCTGCAATGCTCTACAAGCATCTTTGCATTACATGAGTGTTCTCATCCAAGAAAAACTTAAAAAAGGACTGCATGTTGATGATTACATGGCTGTTAACACGTTACACCAGCAGCTATGTAGAATATGGTTGGTTACTGCTATAATAGCTTCGTGTCTTCTCTGGTTAAACTGCAGCACAGTACAGCGCCATCAACATTTATGTCTCATGTTTATGTCTGCGGTAACCTGACATCCTGTGAATGGTAAAACGTACACAAACCAAAACCCTCTATTGAGCCTCAGTGGTCATCATTGCCTGCTCTTTCTACTGGACATAAATATGGTGCCCCTGCAGTCTTCAACACCAGTACCTAAGTTTTCAACTGGGCTTGATAGATTAAAGAATTGTACTGTAGCATGTAGCTACAGTTAGCATGTGCACATTGAAAGGGCATTACCTACTCTGGACTTCATGACAGCTGCATCAGGCATTGCTGCTTGTGAATCCAACTTGTGCATAGCGCACAAGTTGGAAGTCACTCGCCCTTGTGACTTAGCAGGCTCCTGTAAGGCTACTCATGGTTCCTGGCATGTGTGTATCTCCCCACTTAACTGGTATTATGATTCTTAAGCATCAGTCCCAAACCTTCAGTCATCAATTGCTCAAGATCCCACAGCCAAGCTGAGCCTCTCGGTGCCTTTCTGATCGCTTAATGGAGCAGTACTGTGCGATGCTCACTGCTTTGCTTTATATCGACCAGAAGGACACTCAACCGTTTTGGTCCATCTTCATGCCTCTTCATTAGTTCACAAAAGATGAAAGTGTGCCACTCCTGTTTGTGCATCAGCTACTACAGACTATATGTCAATCCACACTGGCCAAAAGGGCCTTTTACAGGACCTGTACAGTAAAACCTGTTAATATGTACCTGCTTAAAGTAATTCTGGTTTAACTATAGCCACAATGAATCCCCCACCCTGTGTCGTCATTGAGCTTAATGTATTGGCTGACCACATACGCTGTACTCACTTAATGCATGACAAACAGTTAGTGAGTAGTAGTTACTTCATCTTTCAGCATGTAAAAGCGTGGAATTGGCAAAATGTCATGCACATGAATCATAGCAAAATTGGGGCGCACGAACCTTTCCCAAGCTGCAGTCGCCACTGATAGTGACATCGAAACATGatagccatgacgtgtttcctgctCCCATAGCTTCTAGCACTTCCATGTTGTTCTCTTGGATGATGACGTGGACAATGGTCCTTCCGTATCCGACACGGCTAATGCGTTGTCCGTCACGAGAGCGTACGCAGAGAAGTGGGGCCTAATGGAGAAACTGGCTTGTGGTGTTGCCAAGTTTGAGGATGCCATCGGCGCTGCGAGCCTGCCTTGGCGGCAAGTGAAAATCATAGATCTTTTTGCAGCCTGCTCACAAATAAAATTGTGCGCGAGTGTGTTTGAGTTCGTGACTCGCTTAGTGTATACCTGACCCACGTTCTGCGCCAACTAcgtattaacaaggttttactgtatcagtTACCTGATCATGGTGTCAGCAGAAATGAGAGATGCACTTTGCAAACTCCGTTATTAGCCTATCTCAAAAACTTAGCTGTTGTTGCTTGACAAAGGAGAGAGGCTTCGAAAAGACAATATGTCGTGTGACACCCACACTTTTCGCAGCCCTAAAACAAATGGATGCTTCCTTGTGGCCGTCTTAGAGCATATCGATGTTTAACCACTTCTGCTGTTGAGCCATTTCCGCTGTTGAGGCAACTCATTTCACAACGTGTTCATTCACTGGGCGTCAATTTTATTAAGTATATATCCTGGCACACTTCTCTTAGTAGCACGATGTATAGTCCTAGAGCTCTTGAACAGCACTATAAAGAAGTTGAACGCTAAAATAAGGCACTTTTCATTGCTTCAGAGTCTGTTGCCTTTTGGGCAAAAACTGTGGACCTAGCATGCCTTGCCTTTTTCTAAAGTAATGGAGTATTCTGGCCGAGTGGCTTCTCGCAAATGTTACTGCTACCACTTTCCCTCGACTGTGCATGCATGAGCAAACCTGTAAATGCACTCAATGGCAAGCAATAACATAATAACAACGCTATACTAAGATACTCTATTATTAGAGGTCAAAAAAGCAATAATTGAGGTTGTGAAAAACAGCACATTTACAGTAATGGTTGCACTATTAGGTGCAAACCATTATAGACCTTAACTTGCTAGCTAACTAAGCACACTACTAAGTGTATACAAGGTTGCTTAAAATGATAGTCTGTGATGATCAATTTGCAAAGTGATACTTTCTTATAAAGCTATGCAAAACACTGGTCAGTAGATCCGATGAGTTTGTATAAGCATGTAAATCCTTATCCATAGCTTTCTTTCTATAGTGCACAAATGTGTGTTGTAATACACTTTGCAAAACTAACAAATTTGGTTTGAGTTGAAGCATCACTGTTTGGGGTTGTTACaatcggccagcgggggtagtgaccttGTAACCTCTCCCCTCCCGCTGCGacaaatcgcttcgtgaagcttaCAATATGCACCCCTCAGGAAGACTTGCAGCGCCACCAAGGCGAGACATGTTTGGCAGACAAAGCATTGTTACCTAGtttgctgtcgccttcacggaccaactggagcaagaaaactccCGGAGAAGTGTGTTCTACGGCGTTCCCCCACGGACTCCAGTAATCGTCAAGGTCTTTTGACAGATGCGGCAGCCAACTGCGGAGTCAGCTCAGGAACCAAGAcctgccagcttgagtcaagcgtgacaacccttGTCTACGACGCCCCACTCCTTTCAGTGTGTTCAGGGAAACAAAAGTGCaggagtgagtgtgtgaaccctcacCCCAAAGGCGACTTTAGATGCTCgaattggacgaaggttggatgGCAGTTTttcctggcctagggatctagggaggacagagggggtttaagcagaTGTTTTCGGTTCGTCGGTGTGCTttgttttcagtcatgctagactgatgaaatgtaacattctccacttttcgtgtagatattgtaaataaatcccatactCCTCATTCTTGATAAGAACAAGCTCCTCCTTTCAACAACGtgcttagcgtggatgagtcggatgaCGGCATGAGCCAGCCCCTACcacttttgacatgcccgaccccaacccttaCGGCATAAAAACATTTATGGTGTTGTGCAATTACAGGCAGTCCACTGTCGCTACGTTGTTACCTGTGGTGGCCTCTACTCGGACAAATTGGCGGCACTTTCGGGCTGCAATCCAGAGCCGAAGATAGTTCCATTTCGTGGGGAGTACCTTGTTCTCAAGCCAGAGAAAGCAGATTTGGTACGAGGAAACATCTACCCAGTGAGTATTTCTGTTTATGCCTCTTTGAATGTTGTACTTGCAGCCAGCACTGTGCGGCTGGCATTGTGGGGGCGTGGTTTTAGCTTTGCTTTAAATAATTTCAGAATGCACTCCTTCACAAATTTGCCATTTAAAGTAGCACACCGAACATCACCAAGAGTGCCTTCATAGACTTTACGCTGGTTTGAGATTTTTGCATCTTACATGTTCTGCATATCATATCAATCTTCTGCAATGCAGTGTAAGGTTCATAGTACTTGTCATTAGTcgtcgccataatcttattgcacatagattttacgcactttacagcaactatcttttaggcccctttacagccacgtcacgtCAACTTCGCAGAACTCttcattccaccgcgaaatcactaacgctgtcatggcgctctttggccatacctggcccttgcaccactaaacaacacacattcattcaaacCCAGCCGGTTCATAGTTTTGTGTGTGGCAGAGCACCTGGGCTGTTACAGCCGCCTCAGGAGGTCCCTGTAGGTTGTCAACAGTGTTTGTTGGAATGTATTTTATTCTAAGTGAAGttttcttcacctcttccacttATGCTGCAGATGCTTGCTGCTGGTCGGTGCTGTTTTCTCATTATACTAAAGCTATGGCCACTTTTAGTATACCATTGAGTATGTGCCCGAAtaagacaacttgggccactgtaTTTGCGCAGCTGGGCATATGCCACTGGGGAAGGGCCcggacagacaagtagaacaagaaGCAAGAAGGGAAGAGAGGGAAGTCACCATCAAGAGCAGCCGCATGTGTAGAaagaagtgaagcgaacagaatGGGATAGAGCATGCATTGAGCAAGCAGCATTTAGCTATGGAGAAGTCAAGAAGGCAAAGTAAAGACATTTCAGTAAACATAAAGAAATTTTCGCTTATAACTTTTTGCCACATGTGTGCAAGGTCTGTAGCTTTTTCTTCTTTGGGGGGGAAGGGGTGACCACTCAGTGCCACATGCTTTGTAGCTAGACTTTCTGCACATGCTTTGCGTTCCGTGTACACATGGGTATGTTTCGCTCGCTAAACTGCAGGGAAGGGGGTCACCAGGTGGTGGCATGGGGTCATCTGTCATGAAAGTGCATACATGAGATGAAGCACTTGATGGAAAATCATCTGCCAGGTTAAAACGTGATTGAAAGGTtgggtcactgaccaagtcaaaacAGGTAACTTTCGACATTACATCGAACTCAAAATGCCTGAAGCTTTCTGTTTTGATTTGATCAGTGATGCGCAGTCTTTGCTTTAAAAGGTGCAAGCATGAGGGCATGGTGTTGTGACTTCAGGGTGGAGGACGAGATAcgggactctttccgcagacgaggaaacgaaaaactttatgcaatatttacagatagtggatgatagcatacatgtagctgtaagagcgcatcagaccgactgggcggctggaggCAACTCTCTCCcttcacaatgggccggttctcccttatGTCCCCTTTGGTGACTCCTCATCGGCAGGAACCAGTTGGGGCAGGTGCTGACATCACTCGCGTCGATTCTTGATTCatcgcggagatggctgggtgcTTCTTGAAGTCCCCCTCGTCGAATTCTTCATTCGTCgtggagaagtgggagctcccgtcgcctcgatgatgTGCACGTGGTGCATGTAGTATGGCAGCTGTAGTATGGTATGACACAACAATGGGCAGCTTGGAATTCTTTCACTGAGCAAGGAATGTCCAAGAGTCATCTGTGGCCTCTCTCACTTTAAAGATTTACCTTCAAATTCAGGTCCACAAACAAGGAAACCAGTACTGTACAGAAATCATGGCAGCCACTGCTGTGTCCGAATGTGTAGTGTGAACGGGGTAGTTCAAATGCAACCTCTTCAAATGCATAAGTTATAGTATCATTGGCTGGTCATTTCGGAGCACTCTAGACTCCTCTCACAAGCAGCATTATCTTCAACGAGTTGAAAGGGAACACAGGCCTTGCGTTCAGCtggcttttttttaatgattatTATTGCTTTCTGCCCGTGTCGAGTGCTCTCAGGCGTTCCGAGCCCTGTCGTTGCAGCCATCATCGAGAGTAAGAGCTTTTCCCACCATGTCATCACAACACAGTGTTGCCGCTGCTGGCAACAGCCTACCataacctaggccactgcatgcagGTGTCTCAGTCAATGCTTGTCCCACCGACGGGttcaccgcttttttttttcagcagtgcTCAGAGCTTTGGTTGAGCAAAATCGGGATGTTTGCTGTAGTCGCACCGTTTGGcctctgccatttcctcctcctaGAGCGAGTGACATGTTCAGCTTGAGTGCTTGTCCTCTGCCTCTGAGTTCGAGGAAGACCAGATCTGCCCGACTCTGATTTCAAGGATGAAGGCAACCAGTCAAAGATACCATCAGTGTATTGCAGCACACTGAATTTTGCGTTATGTTTTGAATCAGTTTGCTTAAATTTCTGAGGTTTTCATATTGACCTAACGTTTTAGTGTATGATATGCTCGTATTTATACTTCACTAAATCTCAACTAACCTTGAGATCGGGAATCATAtactttaaaggggccctgaaccacccccgggcttggtgaaataacatagtccgcgggtattatacgctgttgtgaacatctcagccaagttctgctgtcgtatgCGGTCtgtggagcttgcaagcggagtgcgaagtcacctttttctcaaacgctctcgtttcaaaagccccgtgctcctcgctcttttctgtgtgctctatttcgtcataaagcacactccaatacgccgCTGCTATTGgccgctgcgctcggctacaccgcggccgccgcgaggtgccgccacgagtcctgtggctaagcgcactgcggctctctgaggacagccgcatttggcttacgtttagcgtggcataggcaccaaatcgtaaatttgaactgcgcaccacggtga
The sequence above is drawn from the Dermacentor andersoni chromosome 7, qqDerAnde1_hic_scaffold, whole genome shotgun sequence genome and encodes:
- the L2HGDH gene encoding L-2-hydroxyglutarate dehydrogenase, mitochondrial codes for the protein MRMISIRPDMAAPSLCRFKCRVFYKAAVSNFYTLRSANLLPLECTVQTSRHMRLFSDSAKQQKEYDIVIVGGGIVGVATARELSLRHPKLRLAVVEKENKLAAHQSGHNSGVIHAGIYYAPGSLKAKLCVRGLELAYKYFDEHNVPYKKCGKLIVAVDPAELPRLDALEERGIKNGVKDLKRLDSREIKTVEPNCTGLQALWSPHTGIVDWGEVTQSYGRDFISQGGDVLLNFPVRAIETVAESQSTTGGLTHPVRVVSDKKAVHCRYVVTCGGLYSDKLAALSGCNPEPKIVPFRGEYLVLKPEKADLVRGNIYPVPDPRFPFLGVHYTPRMDGSVLLGPNAVLAFRREGYGYFDIHIPELLDALTFRGFQKLAVRNISYGWQEFYRGVYIRAQVKQLQKYIPQLQYSDVSRGLSGVRAQALDRDGNLVDDFVFDSGEGELAKRTLHVRNAPSPAATSSLAIAEVVADKVQETFQL